One genomic segment of Streptomyces antimycoticus includes these proteins:
- a CDS encoding IS630 family transposase — MAEPVRVRRLTDQEGQKLQQIVRRGSTSSVRYRRAMMLLASAGGNRVPVIAQLVQADEDTVREVIHRFNEIGLACLDPQWAGGRPRLLTPDDENVVIQTATTRPSKLGQPFTRWSIRKLAAYLRRIHGHSIRIGREALRCLLSRRGITFQRTKTWKESPDPARDAKLDRIEHVLERFPDRVFAFDEFGPLGIRPTGGSCWARQGKPDRLPATFRRTHGVTYFHGCYSVGDDRLWGVNHRRKGTANTLAALKPIRTARPDGGPIYIILDNLSAHTGADIRRWAKKNKVELCFTPTYASWANPIEAHFGPLRQFTLASSHHRSHPAQTQALHRYLRWRNANARHPDILAAQRRERARIRSEKGIRWGGRPLQAA; from the coding sequence GTGGCCGAGCCTGTGCGGGTGCGCCGATTGACTGACCAAGAGGGGCAGAAGCTGCAACAGATCGTGCGTCGGGGCAGTACCAGCTCGGTGCGCTACCGGCGGGCGATGATGCTGCTGGCGTCCGCCGGCGGGAATCGCGTGCCGGTGATCGCACAACTAGTCCAGGCCGACGAGGACACCGTGCGGGAGGTGATCCACCGGTTCAACGAGATTGGTCTGGCCTGTCTGGACCCTCAATGGGCGGGAGGCCGTCCCCGCCTGCTCACCCCTGACGACGAGAACGTCGTCATCCAGACGGCCACCACCCGCCCCTCCAAACTCGGCCAGCCCTTCACTCGCTGGTCGATCCGCAAACTCGCCGCCTACCTGCGCCGCATCCACGGACACAGCATCCGCATCGGCCGTGAAGCCTTACGGTGCCTGCTGTCGCGTCGTGGCATCACCTTCCAGCGGACAAAGACCTGGAAGGAGTCACCCGACCCCGCCCGCGACGCCAAGCTCGACCGCATCGAGCACGTGCTGGAGCGCTTCCCGGACCGGGTTTTCGCCTTTGACGAATTCGGTCCCCTGGGGATCCGGCCCACCGGCGGCTCCTGCTGGGCGAGGCAGGGCAAGCCCGACCGGCTCCCGGCGACCTTCCGCCGCACCCACGGCGTCACCTACTTCCACGGCTGCTACTCCGTGGGCGACGACCGGCTGTGGGGCGTCAACCACCGCCGCAAAGGCACCGCCAACACCCTGGCCGCGCTGAAGCCGATCCGCACCGCCCGACCCGACGGCGGCCCGATCTACATCATCCTGGACAACCTCTCCGCCCACACCGGAGCGGACATCCGCCGCTGGGCGAAGAAAAACAAGGTCGAGCTGTGCTTCACCCCGACCTACGCCTCCTGGGCCAACCCCATCGAGGCGCACTTCGGCCCACTACGGCAGTTCACCCTGGCCAGCTCCCACCATCGCAGCCACCCCGCACAGACCCAGGCCCTGCACCGCTACCTGCGCTGGCGCAACGCCAACGCCCGCCACCCCGACATCCTCGCCGCTCAACGCAGGGAACGCGCCCGCATCCGCAGCGAGAAGGGCATCCGCTGGGGCGGACGCCCTCTCCAAGCGGCCTGA
- a CDS encoding histidine phosphatase family protein, with amino-acid sequence MTGRAMMPIRLVYETHATTTDNEAGIATGWMPGSLSPTGRRQARELGDRRRNDGIAAVFTSDLHRAVDTARIAFAGTTLPIHHDPRLRECNYGHLNGCPQTVLVARRGQHIDEPFPGGQSYREVLAATEDFLADLATRWDGSRILLIAHSANRWALDCLLADARLEDLVQAPAHWQPGWEYTLPPLGQPGEPSRSEH; translated from the coding sequence ATGACCGGCAGGGCCATGATGCCGATCCGGCTCGTCTATGAAACCCACGCCACCACCACCGACAACGAGGCCGGAATCGCCACCGGCTGGATGCCGGGCAGCCTCTCACCGACCGGCCGCCGCCAAGCCCGGGAACTCGGCGACCGCCGCCGCAACGACGGCATCGCGGCGGTGTTCACCTCCGACCTGCACCGCGCCGTGGACACTGCGCGGATCGCCTTCGCGGGCACCACACTGCCCATCCACCACGACCCCCGCCTGCGGGAATGCAACTACGGTCACCTCAATGGCTGCCCGCAGACAGTTCTCGTCGCACGGCGAGGCCAGCACATCGACGAGCCCTTCCCTGGCGGCCAGAGCTACCGCGAGGTTCTGGCCGCCACCGAAGACTTCCTCGCCGACCTGGCCACCCGGTGGGACGGCAGCCGCATTCTGCTGATCGCCCACTCGGCCAACCGATGGGCCTTGGACTGCCTGCTCGCTGACGCCCGCCTCGAAGACCTCGTCCAAGCTCCGGCGCACTGGCAACCCGGATGGGAGTACACCCTCCCACCACTGGGTCAACCCGGTGAACCTTCCCGGTCAGAGCACTAG
- a CDS encoding TauD/TfdA family dioxygenase — translation MARMLENLLEESKAKGWAAGQATLAEVQLDAALLGWREVPTRRGGPAVSTLRPVDPAEAEPNSLSSRYGKGAQPLHTDGAHLPEPPDIVILTCATTSTTPTRLWNRQRYGHVMQWLPEHVHHGVFLISSGKDSFFSTAYADRRFRYDPGCMLPCDARARQTAQFFTEVEKYADEHVWSEPGQVLLIDNRRVLHARASAVQEPQREVQRISYQLKREAS, via the coding sequence ATGGCACGGATGTTGGAGAACCTGCTCGAAGAGAGCAAGGCCAAAGGGTGGGCAGCAGGCCAGGCGACCCTAGCCGAGGTGCAACTTGATGCCGCGCTCCTGGGATGGAGGGAGGTGCCCACACGCCGCGGAGGCCCAGCCGTGAGCACCTTGCGACCAGTCGATCCAGCCGAGGCAGAGCCCAATTCCCTCAGTTCCCGCTATGGCAAGGGCGCTCAGCCTTTGCACACTGACGGCGCACACCTTCCGGAACCTCCCGACATCGTGATCCTCACATGCGCGACCACAAGCACGACACCGACTCGCCTCTGGAACAGGCAACGCTATGGCCACGTCATGCAGTGGCTGCCGGAGCACGTGCATCACGGCGTCTTCCTGATCAGCAGCGGTAAAGACAGCTTCTTCAGCACGGCATACGCAGATCGGCGCTTTCGCTACGACCCGGGATGCATGTTGCCCTGCGATGCACGGGCCCGACAGACGGCACAGTTCTTCACCGAAGTGGAAAAATACGCTGACGAGCACGTATGGAGCGAGCCCGGACAGGTGCTCTTGATCGACAACCGTCGGGTCCTCCATGCCCGCGCCTCGGCAGTCCAAGAACCTCAACGAGAGGTCCAGCGGATCAGCTACCAACTGAAGCGCGAGGCATCATGA